The region AAGCATCCTCGCTATAAGTTTATCACATCGGAATGATTCAACTCTGCAAGGTGACTAAGGGGTGTCGAGTGGGGGtgaaggtggggtgggggtaggtTGAAGACTGAGAAGAGCGAAGACTCTCATTTGCCTAAGAAGAGGAAAGGAGATTTTTGTACGAAAATATCTCCTATACATTCTATAATGTGAACATAATCACGGCGATTGTTActatatgaataaacatgacgAAATATGAGTTACCTGTGCCCTCACACATGTGAACAACATCGGTCCCTTCCCTTCCTCACGATACCTACAATGTTAATGTGCAGAGAAGAATCATCGTGAACCTGTCACATGAAAGAACTTGGCTTTTAATCCTCATATACTTAACGCCAACACCTCCCCCATTCCCTCCCCAACCAGTGCTACATATTGAGGATTTTAAAATTATGTgtaaatgataaaaacaaaatatatattaaaaaaaattgatcatttAATTAGAGACATACGCTGTATTTTCTTTATCGCGATGTATGAAAATGAACCCGTCACTGCAGTTATTCAAATATCTCTTCTAACCTTCTGTTTTCCAGACGAAGTTCGTTTAGGCGCATATCGTCAACTCTATCATCCAGAACAGTTAATTTCGGGGAAGGAGGACGCCGCCAATAATTATGCCAGGGGCCATTATACAATCGGTAAAGAAGCCATTGATGAAGTTCTCGACCGTACACGCAAACTCGCAGACCAGTGTACCGGTCTGCAAGGGTTCCTAGTCTTCCACAGCTTCGGAGGAGGTACTGGGTCTGGATTTACAAGTCTGTTATTGGAAAGGTTGTCCCTGGACTACGGCAAGAAACCCAAACTAGAATTTGCAGTCTATCCAGCCCCAAGGATATCAACGGCAGTAGTGGAGCCTTATAACGCTGTCCTCACCACCCATACAACTCTCGAGCATTCAGACTGTGCCTTTATGGTCGATAACGAAGCCATCTTCGAAATTTGCCAGAAAAATCTCGACATCGAAAGACCGTCGTTCACAAATCTGAACCGTATCATCGCGCAAGTGGTATCATCGATTACGGCATCGCTTAGATTCGATGGCGCTATCAACGTCGACTTGACAGAGTTCCAGACCAACCTCGTGCCTTACCCTCGCATCCACTTCCCCTTAGTTACATATGCACCAGTCATCTCGGCAGAAAAGGCTTACCACGAGCAAATGACCGTGTCTGAGATCACCAACGCTTGTTTCGAGCCAGCTAATCAAATGGTGAAGTGCGATCCACGCCACGGCAAGTACATGGCCTGTTGTCTTCTCTTCCGTGGAGATGTTGTACCTAAGGACGTCAATGCCGCTATCGCATCTATCAAGACCAAGCGATCCATCCAGTTCGTAGATTGGTGCCCCACTGGTTTTAAGATTGGCATCAACTACCAACCGCCAACCGTTGTACCAGGTGGTGACCTCGCCAAGGTACAACGTGCTGCCTGTATGTTGAGTAACACCACCGCTATAGCAGAAGCGTGGGCCCGTCTGAATCATAAGTTCGATCTGATGTACGCCAAGCGTGCTTTCGTACACTGGTTTGTAGGAGAAGGCATGGAGGAAGGGGAGTTCTCAGAGGCAAGGGAGGATCTCGCAGCTCTAGAGAAGGATTATGAAGAAGTAGGTGTTGATACGGCCGATCAAGAAGATGAAGGGGAAGAAGAAGGGGAAGAATATTAGATGCTTCAAAGTTTCCTTTCCAGAAATAACCAATAAACCTATACAGCAACATCAATATTACACAATGCTATTAGAAGAATCAAAGGCTGCCcgcaaaacaaaagaaaatcatcaaaaataaataatggaAGCAAATATCATTTGTTtcatttacaacattttaaatgaatgtaCGAGTAGATATGGTGTAGCAACAATTTTATGTGTATAATTACCacagcaaaatatataaaacaaaggtaTAGGTTTCATATATAGGCCAAAGTCAGTTTTTACACCttcaaatgatataaaaacgAAAAGTCGCGACTTATACAATAGAGACACAAATCAGACGATACAATATTACTGTCTGTATTATCGTCACCTGTCATAtttggtgagggggggggggcgttgtgAACAGGAGAGAGGGAGATAGCAGATCCTTTTCATTTATTCCCCTTTTTTTTAGTTTATcagaaaagaatgaaattagTTGTCCAACACTCTGTTTCCACAACAGCATTATCCTAACCATCATTCTTCTTCGCATGTATTCCTAGTAGGTTGATAAGTGATTGATAGCATAATAAGCAATGTAATACGATGGGAATAATTGAGTGCAGTAGGATGAGAGTCGGTAGAGAAATGGCGGGGAACGAAAGCATAacgttagtatatatatatatatatatatatatatatatatatatatatatatatatatatatatatatatatatatatatataaatatatatatatatatatatatatatatatatatatatatatatatatatatatatatatatatatatatatatatatatatatagatatatatatagatatatagatatataatatgTGTTCTATAGAATATACAAGTAAAGTCTATACATATGTTGTAACTGACTGAAATCGACCTTGAGTTACGCGTTGACAAAAGAGGCAAAAATATGCATCTCATCGAATGGCAATTATTATATACTGATTTACCGATTTTCAACCACAAGTTTCAGTCATATTTACATTTCTTATTATTGTGCAGTAAAATGAGAAGATTACTTATCTCCGCAATTAAGGTTCTCAAATTGTTATATTCAGAGGACCAATGAAACCAACGGatagaaatgtaaatattgaaatagTAAGTGTTATACACACTCACAGTCAGTTCATTTTGTCAGTATTAAAACTTATCATGCTACGAATAAACATAGtgcaattatttttttcttctttattctgTGTTAAGTACATGTAATGTATTAAGAACTCAAAATCACTGCAAATTTACGTTACAATGTATAGATTACGTTACAATGTATAGATTACGTCACTTTGACACTACCCAATTTCGGACCACTGTGGCATTtaattcctccccccccccccccgacttaGCAAAAGAAATAGAAGTTACACCCAGTTCGGATAATATTGTCACGATTTCTTATATTCTTTCCGGTGATGTACAAAGAAACATAACAGGATACCTTAGAAGCATTTAGGAAAGTGCTGTGTCAATTACTGATCTATCACAGATGTCTAGTTAAAGTCTTGCGGCTTTACATGGCGATGAAGCCGACCGACAAGATGTAGGCTTGTGGAGATAAGAAGCATCTTAGAACATAGAGCGCAAAGTGTAGCCTGTACACTGTATGTTTTATTGTAGAGAGTAGGCCCAGATATTCGAGAGTatagagcagggttgtccaacctacggcccgccgCAAGGTCCCGTCAGGCCCGCCAACctcattaatttacaaatgttCTTTTACTCAGGAATTCTTTCGTAATAAATTTACTGGAGATCATTATATCTCAATATGAAGATTGTTTTATACAGATCAGAAGGCTTGTGAAGTGTCATTACCTGCAATCTGATTATCTTTTGggcgtttttttctttcttgcacGCCACGCGCCAACctacggtggcgctccgcttgtaTAGTAACTATATTTCCCATACCCCCTAACAGACCCCTAGCGGGGCCACTGAAATTTGCCGCTCTGGCACGAAACCCTGGATATGCCACAGGAGCTTGTAGgctcatgcggcccctcctttaTCATAATCATTCGAGGTGGCCCTTCTcatcaaaaggttggacaaccctggtataGAGTAACTTTGTTACTTCTACAGACACATATTCCATGCCCTAACTTAGTTACACCTACATGAAGCATATTGCATTCCGCCACACCCAAAATATTTGTACTTATTTCTTATGATGAATGAAGTCTCACGTTGGTCTCAGCTCCAGTCGACACCGACATATTAcaggtgctgtggccgagttgATAAAGGCGGTTGCATTTGATGCAacgaggcttagcaatcgggaggttccgggctcgatacccggccgggtcatagtaatgtgggtttttcatccaagtgcaatctacggttttcccctCTGAAATGACTCTCTAtaacttgaaaagattccaatttgagttaaaaaatgTTGACTTGGAAGCCACcagacgtgtaagttgtaatccataagcccttgcgggtttctcccacattaaatctgtggtcgcttaagcgtcgtaaaaataattgctgatgattatttttattattattccatATGTTATATCACATGACACCACGATCTCGGGATAAGTATGTTATTGTACAATGGTCCACTTAAGCAACACTATATTAATGCATAGTCCATGATAGTCGTATACCAAGCTCAGTTTGCTTATAAAACCAGAACAGATTATCTTACACAAAACAATGGCTCCGCAAACACACAATGGCTCctcaactatatatatgtggCTCATCAAATAAGGTCAAAGTTGCACATGACCCTGTCCAGTAGTCATGCTGTGTAACAGTATATTCACATCCACTCTGGTTCGGAAATTTTCAGTTTGCTTTAAAAGTTTAGAGTGGATAaacttttgaaaatgtaaaacttacctTTTTAAATTGCTGACCAACCTTAAAGTCAGTGGCCTCTCAACGTCATTTTAAACTTATACTGAGACAATATTATAAAgtgctgtatatatgtttgaagGGTTTAGTTACTAGTTGGTGGACAAACCCTACAAGGACAGTGTATTAAACGCCCAAAAAGCAACCCTAAAGTTgtttaattgaagaaaaaacagttcgtatataagaaataaaacagTGAACAGCACCTCACCAAATACTATTCCGAAACCAACCTGTCCTGTGAAAAAACCACACAGTAAAACATATTGGAATTTGTTTCTATGTGGCGTGACTGAAAAATATCTAATTGAAACTATCAGCTTTTCGATCATTAATGTTGTAGCAACGGTTTAAGCCATAGTAACGCCGCTGTGACGTCGGTTGTTGTTAATGAGGATTAATGTCCCTTTCTGCGTTCCTTATCAACTTGACGTGTAGTCACATTAATCTATAGAAATTGACCTGCTTCAATTTCTATGCATTAATCTTATGCGTAAAATTAAAACGACTTAAATCAAGCTGAAATTTGTCAACATGGCTTCTGCATTAGGTCTTACTCGTAAATGTTCCACaccaatttcatcatttttaaagTCAATGAGAAAGTGTTACAACAGAAATAGCTGTCGATATGCGTCTGCTTTCACTTTCCACCCCCAAGAAGCTGATAAATCTCTTGGTAATGTGTGGGTCGACATTGCATTCCCTTGCATTCATAAGGTTCCAGCTAGGCTACAGTACATCAGTTAGGGAACTTAGGCATAACTTATTGCTTGGTTTAACGGTACAGTGTAAGGCCTAGGGCATAGGCCTAGCCAATGTTTAGGCTTTGTATACCGAATATAGCCCAGCCTAGTTTGGCCCTAGTAAGGTTAGCCCGGCAAACCAACTTTTATGGTGTCATAAGGCCAATGACTATAATTTCAGTATCATCCTAGGCAGGAGTACATGGTAGACATTTTTTCCTATTCATGACTCTGTTGAGGCTCAGTCTGGTATATGCCTGGGACAAAGTGGGAGTTACAAATTGCATTGTGTTAAACTGGGCTAGCATTGACCCAAAATCAGGGCATAATGTTATAAGCTAAACTACTGATTGCTGTGGGCATGGCATTATTATGTCAATatttggcctaactttagaatccgtaccatatgaatgggaaagcttacttcgaatcggcagaataacaactgtataatccggcTGAACGTGTGTGCTCGCATCAGCTTGGTTTCTGTCTATAGCGGCCTCCCAAATCAATAGAATAACAGTCATTGAATAGGTGCGTCATGTGAATGATTCGCTGGAATGAATTTAGCCTGTCAGGTAgtcgaatggtacggattctaaattagtacccaATATTCTATAGTACCTACAGAGATTTTGTAATGAGGAGATTTAAATTACAACAAGTTTCCATTTATTATATTTCCCTGTATAGATATTTAATAGGGCCTACCTATAGGCTGCATCTTGAGTGTAACTTATGGTGCCACCGCTTTATAATTACTTGCACTATGGAAGAACCTATCATGGCATAGTCTATTTTAAAAAGATTTCACTTTGATGACCTTAAATTAAAcaagttaaaatattaattttagtgCAAGTTTAACATGTATAGTATTAAAGTTCTAGAAAGAGTAATTAGTGATATATGTCTTAATTCTTTGCATTATAGGCACAAAAATAACAGTCTTGAAGCTGATTCAAGTAAGCTAA is a window of Apostichopus japonicus isolate 1M-3 chromosome 21, ASM3797524v1, whole genome shotgun sequence DNA encoding:
- the LOC139962904 gene encoding tubulin alpha chain-like — encoded protein: MREVISLHVGQAGVQIGNSCWELFCLEHGIQPDGQMPSDKTVGSGEDDFNTFFSETGGGKHVPRSIFVDLEPTVIDEVRLGAYRQLYHPEQLISGKEDAANNYARGHYTIGKEAIDEVLDRTRKLADQCTGLQGFLVFHSFGGGTGSGFTSLLLERLSLDYGKKPKLEFAVYPAPRISTAVVEPYNAVLTTHTTLEHSDCAFMVDNEAIFEICQKNLDIERPSFTNLNRIIAQVVSSITASLRFDGAINVDLTEFQTNLVPYPRIHFPLVTYAPVISAEKAYHEQMTVSEITNACFEPANQMVKCDPRHGKYMACCLLFRGDVVPKDVNAAIASIKTKRSIQFVDWCPTGFKIGINYQPPTVVPGGDLAKVQRAACMLSNTTAIAEAWARLNHKFDLMYAKRAFVHWFVGEGMEEGEFSEAREDLAALEKDYEEVGVDTADQEDEGEEEGEEY